The Haloarcula sp. H-GB4 genome segment TTTCGTACCGGTGTCGCCATCGCTCCGGTCGACGTACAGCGTCTCGCCGTCGGGACCGTCGAGTGCGTCCATATGGGCTCATGACGGGCCAGCGGCTAAATCACTGCGGAAACCATTAGTGGCTGGTTCCCCTGCACTGTGGGTGTGAGTCCCCGGATCATCCACTACTCCGACGTGGAGAAGGCGTACGATACTCCCGAGCGAATCGGTCGATTTGCGGGGACAGTGGCCGCCGCTGACGGCCCGGATGCGCTGGTAGTCGGAACCGGGGACAACACCGGTCCGGGAGTGCTGTCGCTGGTCACCGACGGCGAGCAGTCGCTTGACCTCTTCACCGCGCTGACGCCCGCGTTCGAGACGCTGGGTAACCACGATTTCGACCACGGACTCGACGCGACGCGGGAGATTATTGCGAGTTCGCCACAGACGTGGCTGACTGCGAACGTCGAACAGGACGGTGAGCGGTTCGCCCGACGGTTGACCCGACCGTGGGCGAGTCGCACCGTCGACGGGGTGCAGGTCGGCTTCGTCGGTGTCACCAGCCCGGACACGGCCTCGGCCAATCCACAGGCGACGACGCTGACGTTCACGGACCCCGTTGAGGCTGTCAGCGAGGCGGCCACAGCGCTTCGGGATGCCGGGGCGGAGGTTATTGTGGTGCTCTCGCATCTGGGGCAGACTGACGAGAAACTGGCCCATGCCTCCGACGTGGACGTAATCCTCGGCGGACACATCCATGAGCGCCGCATCGACCGCATCGCTGGCACGCTACTTACCAGACCGGGAGCCAACGGACGGGCCGTCGTCGAGGTCGATCTCGCCGGGCCGGAACCGACTGCGAAGTTCCACGAAACTGTTGACGGTCCCGCAGACAACCGCGTCGCCGAGACGATCGAGGACAGACTCTCTGCGGCGGGACTCGATGAAGTCATCGGGCACGTTGAGGACCCGCTGGACCGGAGCAGGGCGACGACCTACGACGGCGAGTGCCGGCTCGGCAACCTCGTCGCGGACGCGTACCGGTGGGCGACGGGCGCAGATGTGTCCCTCCAGAACAGCGGCGGTCTCCGGAACGACATGGTTCCGCTCAATGGGGCGCTGACGGTCGCCGATATGGTTTCTGTCGTCCCCTTCGAGGAACCCCTGACAGTCGCCGAACTGACGGGAGCGGAGCTTCGGACGCTGTGTCGACAGGGAAGCGGGCAACAGGTCTCGTTCGGAGAGTCGGACTGGTGGCACGCCCATTTCAGCGGCGTCGAACTGGTCTGGAACGATGGCACACAAACCATTGAGCGACTGCGGGTCAACGGGCGACCGGTTCGCGACACCGAAACGTACACGCTCGCGACGAGCAACTACCTCTACTACACCGAGTTGGAGTTCCCGGTCCTCACCGACTCCCATCGGGTCAGTGTTGCCGACGTACAGTACGAGGCGCTGGCCGACTACGTCCGCGAGACGGACATCACCCCGGCGGTCGACGGCCGACTCACTCGTCGCTAGCGATTTAAACCTCGGCGCGGTACGTTCCGCCGATGCCACAGGTCGTCGTCCCGGTCAGATACCCACTCTCGGAGAACTCCCGAGCCACGCTTGCGGAGGCCATTCAGATCGCCGACGAAGAAGACGCGGACCTCACCGTCCTACACGTAAATCTATACCAGAACGGCCACCACGTCGACCGGACAGAGCTCAAACGCGCCGTCGAGCAGTCGTTCGGTCACGTCCCGCGAACGCGGTACGTCGTCCGGTCGGGGATGCTGGTGGAAGAAACGATCCTTGATGAGGTTGCTGCACAGGACGCCGATATCGTCGTCATCGGGAGCAAACAGGCGAGTCGCTGGCGACAGATGATCCGTCGGTTGGTTGATGACCCTGATGTCGAACAGTTCCTCCGCGAGGAACTCGATTGCGAAATCGTCACCGCCCAGCCGGATGCCCAGTCCAGCCGTCACTCGTCGCCGAGTTCATCGGGATCCTGACGCGGCGGGACAGGGGAGTCACCAGTGACCGTCTGGGACCGGTCAACGCCGTCAAGTCCGCCCAATCCGTTGGTAAGTGAGACGTTCATCTCCCCGCTGGTGTCGTCGAAGTATAGGTGTGAGTGCGGGTACGCGATCTCGACGCTTGCATCCTCGAGCCGCCGCCAGACGTTCGTCTGGACTCTCGAGCGGGCGGCGAGCAGTTTGTACGGTTCGGTCACCCAGTACCGCAGTGTCAGCAACACGCCGTGGTCGGCGAACTCGTTGATGTACACCGTCGGCGAGGCGGGATACCGGGCCGCACCGACGCGGATGTCCGGGCCGCCGGAGATGACGTTGTCTACTTCCCGGGCCGCCGCTTCGATGAGGCTTCGTGCGACGGCGATGTCACTCTCGTACGTGACCATCACGTCGAGCGACAGCCGTGTCCGTGAGTCTTCCGCCGAGTAGTTGACGACATCCCGCTGGCGAATCTCCCCGTTGGGGATGACGAGAAACGTATTGTCGAGGGTGAATATCTTTGTGTGTCTGAGCGTGATGTCCTCGACGAACCCCCGCTGGCCGGTGTCGACGAGTTCAATCATATCTCCGATCTCGAAGGGCTGGTCAGCCAGCAAGAAGACGCCGGAGATCAGGCCCCCAAGAATCGGGGCCAGCACGACACCAACCACGGCTGTGAACACAGTAACGGAAAGCGCGATGTCGCCCAGTTGCAGGCCGTAAATGCCCAGAATGGTCAGCAACGCGAAAATGTACACACCGGCACGGATGCCGCGCAGCGCCGTTCGAGTGAGACTTGGCCGCCGGAACTGCTGAGCGACACGTCGGCCCAGAAGACGAACGAGAACGCGAGAAACGACGATTGCCAGCCCGATAACGATCAGGGATTTCCC includes the following:
- a CDS encoding bifunctional UDP-sugar hydrolase/5'-nucleotidase — translated: MSPRIIHYSDVEKAYDTPERIGRFAGTVAAADGPDALVVGTGDNTGPGVLSLVTDGEQSLDLFTALTPAFETLGNHDFDHGLDATREIIASSPQTWLTANVEQDGERFARRLTRPWASRTVDGVQVGFVGVTSPDTASANPQATTLTFTDPVEAVSEAATALRDAGAEVIVVLSHLGQTDEKLAHASDVDVILGGHIHERRIDRIAGTLLTRPGANGRAVVEVDLAGPEPTAKFHETVDGPADNRVAETIEDRLSAAGLDEVIGHVEDPLDRSRATTYDGECRLGNLVADAYRWATGADVSLQNSGGLRNDMVPLNGALTVADMVSVVPFEEPLTVAELTGAELRTLCRQGSGQQVSFGESDWWHAHFSGVELVWNDGTQTIERLRVNGRPVRDTETYTLATSNYLYYTELEFPVLTDSHRVSVADVQYEALADYVRETDITPAVDGRLTRR
- a CDS encoding universal stress protein — protein: MPQVVVPVRYPLSENSRATLAEAIQIADEEDADLTVLHVNLYQNGHHVDRTELKRAVEQSFGHVPRTRYVVRSGMLVEETILDEVAAQDADIVVIGSKQASRWRQMIRRLVDDPDVEQFLREELDCEIVTAQPDAQSSRHSSPSSSGS
- a CDS encoding mechanosensitive ion channel family protein; its protein translation is MRFGPAWPLQTPTPAPTEAATEVATEVATDIGGLLPFEIPMWIANIGKSLIVIGLAIVVSRVLVRLLGRRVAQQFRRPSLTRTALRGIRAGVYIFALLTILGIYGLQLGDIALSVTVFTAVVGVVLAPILGGLISGVFLLADQPFEIGDMIELVDTGQRGFVEDITLRHTKIFTLDNTFLVIPNGEIRQRDVVNYSAEDSRTRLSLDVMVTYESDIAVARSLIEAAAREVDNVISGGPDIRVGAARYPASPTVYINEFADHGVLLTLRYWVTEPYKLLAARSRVQTNVWRRLEDASVEIAYPHSHLYFDDTSGEMNVSLTNGLGGLDGVDRSQTVTGDSPVPPRQDPDELGDE